The Methanosphaera sp. BMS genome contains a region encoding:
- a CDS encoding Mur ligase family protein — protein sequence MEIKKCLVIGAGNAGRPVAKILNHVGVEVVVTDTKKMEQFTQRFQGYLEDMKSMGITLSLGINEPDVTGFDSIYLAPTIPQSAPIRKLAEDNNLKVLSHEYISKIIEDMLDMDKIGITGSFGKTTTTTMITNIFQQAGYRVYSCSSMKQNLVSEALVNDIINGEHIGADIAILELPHGTLGLLRGLKLKIGIITNVLSEHLSEFGGSLQKYADRKAMMMDMCDTLIANCQCGDILTYKRKDTIYYNMQSSYSKDFDTDKYPPKFTSYFKDDIFHVNYEENGTIMDETFKLDSIANYNYENLTAAVAVGITYGLSINDIKKGINMFESVGGRMEYLGNYNGADAYYDASFGPSIRQALEAVKDKNIIVVFGFLDTTTIRDKKENGKIVGEYANMVIATGYAELMGELNMDNALELLNAIENKDVIKLAVCDVEEASELAVKYAKEGDIIVHLGTGASNSYQEVKDKMLKGLTEGSKRYARRD from the coding sequence TTGGAAATAAAGAAATGTCTTGTAATTGGTGCAGGTAATGCGGGAAGGCCAGTAGCAAAAATATTAAATCATGTCGGCGTTGAAGTGGTAGTCACAGATACCAAAAAAATGGAGCAATTCACTCAAAGATTCCAGGGTTATCTGGAAGATATGAAATCGATGGGAATAACGTTATCTCTGGGAATAAATGAACCTGACGTTACAGGTTTCGATTCCATCTATTTGGCTCCGACAATTCCTCAATCAGCACCCATAAGAAAATTGGCTGAAGATAACAATTTGAAAGTGTTAAGTCATGAATATATCAGTAAGATAATCGAAGATATGCTTGATATGGATAAGATAGGAATCACAGGGTCATTCGGTAAAACCACCACCACTACAATGATAACAAACATATTCCAACAAGCCGGATATAGGGTATATTCATGTTCATCCATGAAACAAAACCTTGTAAGTGAGGCATTGGTAAATGACATCATAAACGGTGAACATATCGGAGCAGATATTGCAATTTTAGAATTGCCCCACGGTACCCTAGGATTGCTCAGGGGACTGAAACTTAAAATAGGTATCATAACAAATGTTCTGTCGGAACACTTATCCGAATTTGGGGGATCTCTGCAAAAATATGCTGACAGAAAAGCCATGATGATGGATATGTGTGACACACTGATAGCAAACTGTCAATGTGGGGATATATTAACATATAAAAGAAAAGATACAATTTACTACAACATGCAAAGTTCCTATTCAAAAGATTTTGACACCGATAAATATCCTCCTAAGTTCACATCATACTTTAAAGATGACATATTCCACGTTAATTATGAGGAAAATGGAACAATTATGGATGAAACATTTAAATTGGACAGCATTGCCAATTATAACTATGAAAACCTAACAGCCGCTGTAGCCGTTGGAATCACATATGGTTTATCAATCAACGATATCAAGAAGGGTATAAACATGTTTGAATCCGTTGGAGGTCGAATGGAATATCTTGGAAATTACAACGGTGCCGATGCATATTATGATGCATCATTCGGTCCAAGTATAAGACAGGCACTTGAGGCTGTTAAGGACAAGAACATAATCGTTGTCTTCGGATTTTTGGATACCACCACCATTAGGGATAAGAAAGAAAACGGTAAGATAGTTGGGGAATATGCAAACATGGTTATAGCAACAGGTTATGCCGAATTAATGGGCGAGCTTAACATGGACAACGCACTTGAATTATTAAATGCAATAGAAAACAAGGATGTAATAAAATTGGCTGTATGTGACGTGGAAGAAGCATCGGAACTAGCAGTCAAATACGCAAAAGAGGGCGACATCATAGTGCACTTAGGTACCGGAGCATCAAATTCATACCAGGAAGTCAAGGATAAGATGCTTAAGGGATTAACTGAAGGAAGTAAACGATATGCTAGACGAGATTAA
- a CDS encoding Mur ligase family protein — translation MLDEIKTDAVFGVIGVCGINGNLIARILSDNGYKVIANDTLSKKDCKYSSALNDYPDIKVYHGDIPESFYEQVDYVILPMALIKSKSSLYKKITSLDIPVLTVYDIFDYFEPTHPVICITGTNGKTTTTTLLKHLAYHDGIIPAEHNLEGMQGNAGDIPGLQARLKSDVTILETGTAGVKGSLTELASPCRPDVGLITNITPDHLNESSDFIAYARVKGELINLLQEGTLVVNSDDPLVMALIDEMAYDGNLITFGIEYESTQKSKKECLCGNFTEIDEYISGVGIYECGCGNKYKKPDYRACNINDSHDRFTLKTPFEEVELKLAITGLHNIYNATGAIIIAHEILGISYESIKEALLTFGGVSGRMEKIAHLNNKDIMVDYAHNPAGITTVLKELKNHYGRVVNVITTSSESGIEGDKQIMQRALEYADVVIPASYNSFVCAKELARDDEYANKIILPEYMPESTKVGTLGATLEQVLIGFNESLDIDADLIVCTGEAAFKYKDKLLN, via the coding sequence ATGCTAGACGAGATTAAAACCGACGCAGTATTTGGTGTCATAGGAGTATGCGGAATCAATGGAAATCTAATTGCACGCATATTATCCGATAATGGCTACAAGGTAATTGCTAATGATACGTTAAGTAAAAAAGACTGCAAATACTCCTCTGCATTAAATGATTATCCTGACATAAAGGTTTATCATGGAGATATTCCCGAGTCATTCTATGAACAAGTGGATTATGTCATTCTTCCAATGGCACTAATCAAGTCAAAGTCTTCATTATATAAGAAGATAACATCACTTGATATTCCCGTATTGACCGTGTATGATATCTTTGATTATTTTGAACCAACACATCCCGTCATATGCATAACAGGAACAAACGGGAAGACAACTACAACCACGCTTCTTAAGCATTTGGCATATCATGACGGAATCATACCCGCCGAACATAACCTGGAGGGTATGCAGGGAAATGCAGGTGACATTCCAGGATTGCAGGCAAGACTAAAATCTGATGTAACAATATTGGAGACGGGTACGGCCGGTGTTAAGGGCAGTCTGACAGAACTTGCCTCCCCATGCAGACCTGATGTGGGACTCATTACAAACATCACCCCCGATCATTTGAACGAGAGTTCAGACTTCATAGCGTATGCAAGAGTAAAGGGAGAATTAATAAACCTCCTCCAGGAAGGAACACTGGTGGTAAATAGTGATGATCCATTGGTGATGGCATTAATAGATGAAATGGCCTATGATGGAAATCTCATAACTTTTGGAATTGAATATGAATCTACACAAAAATCCAAAAAGGAATGTTTATGTGGAAACTTCACCGAAATTGATGAATATATATCAGGAGTGGGTATATATGAATGCGGTTGTGGAAATAAGTATAAAAAACCGGATTATCGGGCATGCAATATCAACGATTCCCATGACAGGTTCACACTCAAAACACCATTTGAAGAGGTTGAATTAAAACTTGCCATAACGGGATTGCATAACATATACAACGCTACCGGTGCAATTATAATAGCACATGAAATACTTGGAATATCCTACGAGTCCATCAAGGAAGCATTGCTCACATTCGGTGGTGTAAGCGGAAGAATGGAAAAAATAGCACACCTAAACAATAAGGACATAATGGTGGATTATGCACATAACCCGGCAGGCATTACCACAGTACTTAAGGAGCTTAAGAATCATTATGGAAGGGTAGTTAACGTTATCACAACCTCTTCGGAGTCAGGAATCGAAGGTGATAAGCAGATTATGCAGAGGGCACTCGAATATGCGGATGTTGTCATTCCCGCCTCGTACAATTCATTTGTATGTGCCAAAGAATTGGCAAGGGATGATGAATATGCAAACAAAATAATATTGCCTGAATATATGCCTGAATCAACAAAAGTGGGAACATTGGGTGCTACGCTGGAGCAGGTTTTGATAGGATTTAACGAATCATTGGATATTGATGCCGATTTAATAGTTTGTACTGGTGAGGCGGCATTTAAATATAAGGATAAATTACTTAATTAA